TGAATATTTTGCTTAAGGTCATAGCCTGTTATAACACTGTTTTTATCATTAAATGATTCTTGTATATTAACAACATAACCAACGTTACCACCATATTTTTTTCTGTAGGTTGCATCTTTGTCAGTTGGATTTTGTAAACTAGTTGAAGTTATATCTTTTGAATCTTTAATAACTAAATTTTTTGCAGCATCTTCTGTAGTTTGGTCCTGAATAACTCTATTTAAAAGTTGAAACTCTTCTGTTGAAGTAACTATATCTCCAGCTTTCAGAGCGATATTGTATAGAATTTTAGAATGTTCGATTAAAATTGAAAGTTTTGAATCAGCCTTTAAATCTTGAGTTCTATATATAGTGTCATTTTTATGCCCCTTTTCAAGGTACGGTTTTAGTTCATCACTTATAATAGGTGGATTTATTATATTTAGAGCTTTAATAAGTCTGCTATTTATAGAATATACTAGCTCAATTCTACTTAATTTTTTGCATGATGAACTAACCATTAACGAATCCACTCTAACTTTTTTATTATCAACAGATAAATACTTAGCAATGCTTTCGGATAAAGCTTCAACTTCAGCTTTTATTAAGTCTTCATTAGTTGACGCTTCATATTCAACAAGTCTGTTTCTAAAATTTGTTAGAGTATTTATAGATACTGGTTGTGTTTCATAATTAGTTGTATTTAAAGCATATTGATATCTTACATCGAAATGAATAGAGCCGATAAGCTCTTCATCAGTCTGCTGAAATATTTCTTTTATAATTAGTAAGCCAAGAATAACATTAATAGGTGAATTAGGCCTTGAGGCTTTATTGCTATATAAAACCGAAAAACGCTCCTCATTTATTCGCGGAAAAATATGATCCTTAAATGCCTTAGCCCAACTTTTATTTAAAATATCTTGAAGGTATTTTGGCATTTGGTTGATTGGTTCAAATAATGAAGTTTGTTGAAGGTCATTTTTGCAAAACATAGTAATTCTCCTCATACGTTTAATTTTATAATGCTATTATATCATTAAATTCTAATTGGATGATATTTGTCAGCTTTTTGTGGTCTAATCATAATTTTATTTAAAACTGTTATCAGTATATAAGATTGCGGAAAGTTTGAATGAAAGATGAGTGGCAATGGAAGGATGTTTTTTATGTACAATAAACAGTTGGAAACTTTTATACAAGTAGCAGAGGCTGGGAGTTTTTCTAAAGCTGCTGAAATTTTATATATTACACCTACTGCGGTTACTAAACAAATGAATCTTTTAGAATCTAGTCTTGAATTACAATTGTTTGTAAGAACCCATCGGGGGCTTACATTAACAGAGGCAGGAAAATCTCTGTATACAGATGCAAAATATATCATTCAGTATTCAAAAGAATCTATTGATAGAGCAAAAAAAGCTATGGAGGAGAAAAATTTAAATACAATTAGGATTGGAACATCATTAATGACACCGAGCCGTCTTTTAATGGACTTATGGCCAAAGATTCATGAACTTTGTCCAGATTTGAAGGCTCAATTGGTCTCCTTTGAAAACACTCCTGAAAACGCAAGAGAAATTCTAATGCATCTTGGTCAGAACATCGATTTGGTGCCAGGAGTTTTTGATGGGGAATTTCTGAATCAGCGAAAATGTGAGGCACAGGAACTTTCAAGAAAGAAGATTTACTGTGCGGTATCCATACATCATAGGCTGGCTGTAAAAAGTAAGCTAACAATTCAAGATTTGTTTGGTGAAAACCTTATGCTAATTAGAAGAGGATGGAATAGTTATATTGATATTATGAGAGATGATATTTGGGAAAATTATCCTGATATCACAATAAAAGATTTCTCCTTTTATGATGTGAATGTATTCAATCAGTGTGAAAACAGCAATGATGTCTTAATGGTATTTGATTTTTGGGAGAATGTACATCCATTACTGAAAATTCTTCCAGTAGAATGGAACTATGAAATTCCATTTGGTTTACTGTATTCGCTAACTCCTTCTGAACATGTCAAATCATTTATACAGGCTGTTTCTCAGATTTTCGCATTAGAAGAATAAAAAATAAATCAAGTAAAAAATCCACGATTCAGTTTCGTGGATTTTTTTAAGTTACAACCTTTAGGTTCATTCTGAAGAACTTATTGAAACTTCTACTTATGAAATGATTTGGTTATAATATAATGGTAATAATAGTTAGTTCAAGAGATTAAAGGGGTGAGTTTAATGATTATTATTCATGCATTTCTTAATGTGAAACTTGAAAAACGTCAGGAATTTTTAGAGATTGCAAACCAAATGACCAACTGAAGGAGAAGATGGATGTATAGGCTTCAATTTCTATGAAAATTCTGCAGAGAAAGGTAAATTTGTTTTTATAGAAAAGTTTAAGGACTTACGTATATTTATAGTGATGATAAAGAAAATAGATGAAATATAAGCGAGGTATATATGAAAAATAAAAAAATAAGAATAGGCATACTAATTGCAGTATTGATTGTAGTAATAGCAGGTGCTGCATATAATTTTAGAGGTAGATTTGTATCTACAAGCGACAGTGTAAGCTACAAACCAGAGACACAGAAAGTACTAATTGCATACTTCTCACATGCAGATGTTGTTGGAGTAGATGCAGTATCATCTGCTAGCTTAGTTAAAAGTAATGGTGAGTCGAAAGGAAATACAGAAATAATTGCTGATACAATTGCTAAAAATATAAATGCAGATGTTTTTAAAATTGTAACAGAAGAAGCATATCCATCAGATTATAATAGCACTGTTGATCTTGCAAAAAAAGAACAGAATGAAAATGCAAGGCCGACTTTGAAGAATAAGATTGATAATATTAAGGATTACGACATCATTATGCTGGGTTATCCAACCTGGTGGAGTACAATGCCCATGGCGGTAAAGACCTTCATTGAAGAATATGATTTGTCAGGAAAATCAATTATTCCATTCTGTACTCATGAGGGAAGTGGACTTGGAAATAGCGTACTGGATTTAAAAAATGAATGTCCGAATTCAAATATTGTAAAAGGTTTAGCAATACGTGGCGGTAGTGTAAGTAGCGATAGCGCAAAAAATGATGTTTCAGAATGGTTAAAGGAAATAGGAATGAAGTAGATTCTAAAATATAGTAAAGGCAGATATTTAATTTTGTAACTTGAACCCATTGAGAATCCAAACTCTGATTAAGGTAAGGAATGGGAGTCAGAAACTATAGCTGGATTAACTGCATTGATCACATCCGATTATGATTCGTCAAAGGAATGTAAAATGATGGTTTCAATCGCGGATTATGGTGGATTATTCTTCTCTGTGGTGCGGATACAACGGGTGTAAATATGATGTGAATGTATTAAATCAGTGTGAAAACAGCAATGATGTATTAATGGATCGACATCTGGGAGAATGTAGGCCCATTGTTGAAAATTCTTCCTGTAGAATGAAATTATGAAATTCCCTTTGAATTACTTAAGTTAAAAATCCACGATGCTTCGTGGATTTTTTTTTTGAATTGAGTTACAACCTTTAGGTTGATACTGGAGAACTTATTGAAACTTCTGTTTATTATTTGATTTACTTATAATAAAACTGTAAAGAGAGATGATTAAACAAGAATGGAGTGCGTTAAATAAAATATGAATAATTTTATTTTTGAGAATACGACAAAAATTTATTTTGGACGAGGTTGTGTAAAAGAATATCTTGCAAGTGCTCTTTCAGATTATGGCCATAATGTGATGTTTGCCTATGGTGGTGAGGCTATTAAGCAAAACGAAATCTATGGGGAAGTTATGGAGATACTCAATATGGTTGGAAAGAACGTCATTGAGTTTTCAAATATTATGCCTAATCCGACTTACGAAAAGGTATTGGAGGGGGCAGCACTTGCAAAAGAAAATGCTGTAGATTTTATCCTTGGTGTGGGTGGTGGGGCTGTTATGGATTGCTGTAAGGCTATTTCTATGGCGGTTGTTTCAACAGAGGATGTATGGAATAAGTATTGGTCAAAGATGAGTGTTATAGATTTTGAACCACTACCTCTTGGTGTAATTGTAACAGTTGCTGGCACAGGCAGTGAGATGAACGGCTGTGCAACAATCACTAATGAAAAGTATAAAGTGAAAACAGGTCGCGATTATCCGAAATGTAATCCAAAGTTTGCTATGATTGACCCAGAATATACATACAGTATATCAACGGATGAGATGGTGTCTGGTGGGTTCGGTACCTTAAGTCATATAATGGAGACTTATTTCAGCGAACCCAATGAAGATAATGTTTCCTATGATATTTCAGAGGCGCTGATGCGAAGTGTTATCCGCAATCTGCGCACAGCAATCAAAAATCCAAAAGATTATACGGCTCGAAGTAATCTGATGTGGGCATGTACTATGGCCGAGAATCGTATCATCAAGCTGGGAAAGAAGATAACTTTTGAAGTTCATAATATTGGAAATCAGCTGGATGCTTATACAAACTGCAACCATGACTGCGGTTTAGCGGTCATAGACCCGGTTTATTATCGACATATCTATTCCTACCACCCTTATAAGTTTGCTCGCTTTGCTCGAAATATTTGGAACATTAAAGCAGAAGGAAAGACAGAAGATGAACTAGCAAGAGCAGGCATTGAGGCACTTTCTGATTTCATAAAAGAAATTGGATTGCCTACAACACTTCGTGAGCTTAGTAATATTGATAATGACATGCTAAAGCAGATTGCGAACTCTTGCAAAATCTCTGCAGAAAGTAATAAGAAGATGACAAACCAAGAAATATTGAAAATCTTAGAAGAATGCTATTGATAAAGTAAATTCACATGTACTATTAGTACTGTCGTTGGTTTCAACCGGCGGCCAATTCTGTAAAAAATGGATATGCTTTATCCTGTAACAGTATAGTATATACTGCAAAGGAGAATTGGAAATCACTTTATTTAACAAAGTATTTATACAATTTAACTTTGTATAAATATTCAGCTAATAAATGGTTATAGGTTGCCTTGATCAACCTAAATGTATTATATAAGGAGAAATCAATGAAAAAAGTATTAGTTTTATCAGGAAGCCCAAGAAAGGGAGGCAATTCAGACACTTTATGTGATCAGTTTATAAAGGGTGCAAAGGAATCAGGTAATTTTGTGACTAAGATTTATATAAGGGATTGTAAAATTGGAAGTTGTAATGCCTGTTATGCCTGTAAAACAAGTAGTATCTGCGTACAGAAGGATGACATGACTAATATCCTCCAGCAGATGATAGATTCAGATATCATCGTTTTAGCTACACCTGTATATTTTTATTCTATGGATGGTCAGATGAAAACAATGATAGATCGTACATTGCCACGCTATACAGAAATTAGGGGTAAAGATTTTTACTTTATTGCAACTGCAGCTGCAGGTAAGAGTTCCATGGAGCGTACTATCGATAGTTTACGTGGATTTACAGATTGTCTTCCAACGTCTCATGTAAAAGGTGTAATTTATGGAGCAGGTGCTTGGCAGCTTGGAGATATTCAAGGCAGCAAATCAATGCAGGAAGCATATATAACAGGAAAAAATGCTTAAGGATATGCAAAGATTTTAGAAATAAGCATCACTTATATACCAAAGTTATGAATTAACAAAAGTAGAGGAGAATGTAGAATATAATGAACAAAGAAATAAACAACAATTGGAAAATTTATATGCTGACTATTATCTGCTTCGTGGTTGGAACGACACAATTCAGCATAGTTGGAATGTTAGATAAAATTGCTGAATCTGTAGGTGTATCTGTATCAACAGCTGGTCAGCTTGTCACTGTATATTCGCTAAGTAATGCAATAGGAACGCCTCTTGTCGTTGTGGCGATATCTAAAATGAATCAGCGCAAGCAACTGCTGCTGGCTCTTGCCATAATATTATTAGGAATCAGTTGTATACTTGTGCTGCCGGGCTTTGCATCTCTGATGACTGCGCGAGTTATACTTGGCGTTGGGACAGGTGTCTTTATAGTTAATGCTTATGGAATGGCTGCGAAATTAGCTGCTCCCGGACGTCAAGGCAGCGCTATGTCAAATGTTGCAATGGGTTTTAGTTCATCCCTTGTATTTGGAGTACCGCTAGGAAGAATGGTATCAGGGGCATATGGGTGGAAGGCAATCTTTTGGATTATTGCAGTTATCTGTTTGTTTGCACTATTTGTTATTAAGCAATCAATACCAGCACTTGAAGGAGATGCTTCAGTACCTCTTAATAAAAGATTTGCTCTTTTAAAGAATCCTAGAATAGCATTTATGCTTAGCGTAACAGTATTTGTATTTATCTGTTTTTCTATTATTGATACATATATTACTCCATTTCTTACAGCAGCTATGCCGATGATGGAAAATAAAATAAGTATTGTTCTTATGATTTTAGGTGTTGGAAGCTTAATTGGTTCAAAAACTGGAGGTTTCTTGGCTGATAGAATTGGAATTAATCGTACAATACTTGGTGCTATTGCTATTCAAATTATTACCCTTGTGTTAGTGTCTTTATTAGGTTTAGGTTGGTCAATGGGCACTATAATATTACTTATGATTTGGGAGATAGCTTGTTGGACATTTGGACCAACACAAAATTTCAACCTAGTGTCACTTGCACCTGAAGTTTCGTCAATTGCTCTTAGTCTTAACAGTACCTTTGTACAGATTGGGTTCTCCTTGGGGGCAGTCATTGGGGGAATCGTTGTAGGAGGATGGTCTGTAATGTCAATTACATGGATTGGTGCAGCAGCAGCGGTTATAGCCATATTTGTCTTCAGTTTTGCCCGTTCATTATCAAGTTCTGATGATGAAATAAGCAAGGAAAAACAATTTGAGGAAGAAGAATATAGCATAGGATAATTTGAATATAGTATGCACAGCAATAAATAAGCTTATGTTAATTACAATAATTGCAATGTGTATCTTTGTAACAAATTATATTGATGTAAAGTGAAAGGAAGATTTGAAGATGGAAAAGAGAAAATTAGGAAGAAGTGGATTAGAGGTATCTAGTATTGGTCTTGGCTGTATGGGAATGAGTTATGGATATGGAACAGTTTCAGATAAAAAAGAAATGATATCACTAATTCATAAGGCAATTGAAATGGGAATTACCCTGTTTGATACAGCAGAGGTTTATGGACCATATATAAATGAAGAATTACTTGGCGAGGCATTAAAGCCTTATAGGGAGAAAGTTATTATAAGTACTAAATGTGGAATAAAGATTGTGGATGGAAAACAGGTTCTAGATGGAAGACCGGAAGTAATCAGGGAATCAGTGGAGGGATCATTGAAGAGATTGAAAACGGATGTGATTGACTTATACTATTTACATCGTGTTGACACCAATGTCCCTATAGAAGCAGTAGCAGATACTATGAAGGAATTAATAAAGGAAGGTAAGATAAAACATTGGGGGCTTTCAGAAGCTGGAATTAACACAATTAAAAAGGCACATGAAATCTGCCCGCTAACAGCAGTGGAAAGTGAATATTCTATGATGTGGAGAAAGCCAGAAGAAGAACTATTTCCGCTTTTAGAAGAACTAGGAATTGGATTTATGCCATTTGCACCACTAGGAAAAGGATTTTTAACGGGTGCCTTCAATGAAAATACTGAGTTTATTAAGGGTGACCTTCGTAGTCAACTTCCAAGATTCTCATCAGAAAATATGGAAGCAAATCAGGTTTTAATTGATTTGATTTATAAGGTCGCTAAAGAAAAAAGTGCTACACCTGCTCAAATAGCTTTAGCATGGGTATTAGCACAAAAATCTTGGATTGCTCCAATACCAGGTACAACAAAAATTCATCGTTTAGAGGAGAATGCAGGAGCAACAAAAATCACTTTAACCTATGAGGATCTCAGCAAATTAAATGATGCATTATCAAAAATTACTGTAGTTGGAGAGCGTTACCCAGTGGGATCAGATATGGCTAAAAGAGCTGGAAAATAAAAAATAGGATAAAAATATGATAAAAAAATAGAAAAGTGCTTGACTGAGAGTATACTCTCAGTAGTAAGCTGATTCTAAAATGAAATTTTTTTAAAGTGAGTTGATTCAAAATTCATCGTTAAAATAAAAAATAAGTAAAAGTTATAAATTTATAGTAAATCATTTAATAAAAGAAATGGAGAGATAAAAATGAAAGTATTATTAGTGAATGGAAGCCCACATCAAAAAGGATGTACTTATACTGCATTAACAGAAGTTGCAGAAACATTAAATAAGGATGGAATTGAAACAGAGATTTTCTGGATTGGCAATAAAGCTTTAAATGGATGCATAGCCTGCAAGGTATGTGTTACTAAGAAAAAATGTACATTTGATGATAAAGTAAATGAATTCCTTGATATAGCTGCAGACTATGACGGATATATCTTTGGAACACCAGTGCATTTTGCAGCAGCAGGAGGCGCGATAACAGCGTTTTTAGACAGGGTATTTTATGCAGATTTAAACGGTGGCAGACAGTCATTTTATTTAAAACCTGCAGCATGTGTTATATCAGCAAGAAGAGCAGGAACAACTGCAACTTATGATCAATTAAATAAATATTTTGGGTTAATGCAGATGCCAATTGTTTCATCACAGTATTGGAATATGGTTCACGGTGCTACTCCTGAGCAAGTAAAACAGGATATAGAAGGACTTCAGACTATGAGAACTCTAGGAAGAAATATGGCATTTTTCTTAAAATGTAAGGAAACTGGTCTTAAGAATGGTGTAAAGATGCCAGAGAGAGAAACTGGCGTATTTACCAACTTTATAAGATAATGATTAACCTATCATCTGGGGCATATATAGAATAGTTAAAAATGCAGGTAATGTGATAGAACCAATTGAAATGCTGTTTGACAGTGACAATTTGTTGCCATTCATAATACCTGCACTTCTATTTAATTAAAATCCCTACAAATAATTAAATAAGGAGAAAAATAATTATGAAAAAGATTCTATTGACTATACTATGTTTCATGATGTTACTCTTTTCTGTAGGTTGTGGAAGTAATAGTAATAATTCTTCTTCTGCTGGTCAGGAAAAAGTTACTTCTTTAAATGGAACAGAGGCTGGTAATGATATTTCTAGTGCAAGTGATACGTCAAATTCAAATGGATCTAAGTTAGCAAAGAGTAATAATGGAACAAAAAGGATTCTAATCGCATATTTTTCACAAACTGGAACTACAGAAAAAGCTGCTAAAAGAATACAGGAATTTACTAATGGTGATATTTTTGAAATTAAAACTGTTACACCATACCCTAATGAATATAAGGAATTAAGTGATGTTGCTAAAAAGGAAAAGGAAGATAACGCTAGACCTAAGTTAGCAACGAAAGTAGAAAATATAGATAATTATGATGTGATTTTTGTTGGTTATCCAATCTGGTGGCATACAGCACCAATGGCAATAGATACATTTCTTGAATCTTACAATTTATCAGGTAAAACAGTTGTTCCTTTCTGTACCAGTTCATCAAGTGATATTAAAGAAAGTATGGAAGCAATCAACAGCCTTTGTCCAAAGTCAAACATATTGGAAGGATTAAGGGCGGACGATCCTAATGACATTGAACCATGGTTGAAGAAAATAGATATTATTAAATAAACTGAGTGATAGGATTAAGAAAATAAATACAATAATACTATTACTTTTAAGTAGTTTTAATACTTTTGAACTAGATCTAACAATTAATTAGTGAAAACGTTCAAGTGGACAATTTCTAATAATTAAGCTATGAAGTAAAGATTAATTGTTTTTGATATAAAGCATGATATCAAGTATAAATTAAGGGGGACAAAATGGAAATACTATCATTTATAAAACAATATATTACAAAGCCTAGAACAGTTGGAGCGATACTTCCAAGCTCAAAATATCTTGCAAATAAGATGATTGAAGATATTGATTTTAAGAGTGCAAGATATATTGTGGAATATGGTTCTGGTACAGGCGTGTTTACTGAAAAAATAGTAAAAGGAAGAAAAAAGAATACCCAAATTCTGCTTTTTGAAAGCAACAAAGAGTTTTGCGATTTACTTAAAGAAAAATACAAAGATGAATCTGATATTTATGTTATTAATGATTCAGCTGAATACATTGGGAAATACATGAAAGAATATGATATTCCGTGGATAGATTATATTGTCTCAGGACTTCCGTTTGCAAGTTTACCCAATGATTTATCTTCAAATATTTTGAAAGAAACACAAAAGCATTTAAAGGAAGACGGCAAATTTATCACTTTTCAGTACACTTTATTAAAGAAAGATTTTATTAAAAAATATTTTAATAAGGTAAGTGTAAAAAGGGAAGTAAGGAATGTACCACCTGCATATGTGCTTTGCTGTAGTATCTAATTTGATGTTAATTAGTGAATTACGTATACATTCAAATCTAAAATAGATGGAGGATAGATACTAGTTATAAATGAATTGGCGCAGGAAATGTATTAAATGCACTATGAGTAGTATAAAATATTTTGTTGATTCGTTGGTAATTAAATAAGACAAGTGTAGAAAGAGGGGATTCATATAGATATAAAAGATTGATTTATTAAAGATAAGTATAGAAAAGATATCTAAACCTTAATAATGTAATTCCATTCTAAAAAATTTATAAAACAAGAGAAGAAAGTAATTGGGGAACTTAACGAAAATTTGCTTTATATTATTAAGCAATGTTATTGGAGTATAAAAGTTTTAGAAGAAAAGGAAGGTTGTAAATATGAAAAGATATTCATTATGGAAGAAGATTGTAGTTGGGATTTCGGCAGTATCGC
The DNA window shown above is from Clostridium beijerinckii and carries:
- a CDS encoding flavodoxin, with translation MKKILLTILCFMMLLFSVGCGSNSNNSSSAGQEKVTSLNGTEAGNDISSASDTSNSNGSKLAKSNNGTKRILIAYFSQTGTTEKAAKRIQEFTNGDIFEIKTVTPYPNEYKELSDVAKKEKEDNARPKLATKVENIDNYDVIFVGYPIWWHTAPMAIDTFLESYNLSGKTVVPFCTSSSSDIKESMEAINSLCPKSNILEGLRADDPNDIEPWLKKIDIIK
- a CDS encoding aldo/keto reductase, whose product is MEKRKLGRSGLEVSSIGLGCMGMSYGYGTVSDKKEMISLIHKAIEMGITLFDTAEVYGPYINEELLGEALKPYREKVIISTKCGIKIVDGKQVLDGRPEVIRESVEGSLKRLKTDVIDLYYLHRVDTNVPIEAVADTMKELIKEGKIKHWGLSEAGINTIKKAHEICPLTAVESEYSMMWRKPEEELFPLLEELGIGFMPFAPLGKGFLTGAFNENTEFIKGDLRSQLPRFSSENMEANQVLIDLIYKVAKEKSATPAQIALAWVLAQKSWIAPIPGTTKIHRLEENAGATKITLTYEDLSKLNDALSKITVVGERYPVGSDMAKRAGK
- a CDS encoding NADH-dependent alcohol dehydrogenase → MNNFIFENTTKIYFGRGCVKEYLASALSDYGHNVMFAYGGEAIKQNEIYGEVMEILNMVGKNVIEFSNIMPNPTYEKVLEGAALAKENAVDFILGVGGGAVMDCCKAISMAVVSTEDVWNKYWSKMSVIDFEPLPLGVIVTVAGTGSEMNGCATITNEKYKVKTGRDYPKCNPKFAMIDPEYTYSISTDEMVSGGFGTLSHIMETYFSEPNEDNVSYDISEALMRSVIRNLRTAIKNPKDYTARSNLMWACTMAENRIIKLGKKITFEVHNIGNQLDAYTNCNHDCGLAVIDPVYYRHIYSYHPYKFARFARNIWNIKAEGKTEDELARAGIEALSDFIKEIGLPTTLRELSNIDNDMLKQIANSCKISAESNKKMTNQEILKILEECY
- a CDS encoding DDE transposase codes for the protein MRRITMFCKNDLQQTSLFEPINQMPKYLQDILNKSWAKAFKDHIFPRINEERFSVLYSNKASRPNSPINVILGLLIIKEIFQQTDEELIGSIHFDVRYQYALNTTNYETQPVSINTLTNFRNRLVEYEASTNEDLIKAEVEALSESIAKYLSVDNKKVRVDSLMVSSSCKKLSRIELVYSINSRLIKALNIINPPIISDELKPYLEKGHKNDTIYRTQDLKADSKLSILIEHSKILYNIALKAGDIVTSTEEFQLLNRVIQDQTTEDAAKNLVIKDSKDITSTSLQNPTDKDATYRKKYGGNVGYVVNIQESFNDKNSVITGYDLKQNIHSDSKFADDVIANLASQNKNSNCKLLVDGAYYEQEKAKNALKQGIEMIPSQLVGRKVSTDKLSYSKFIVDDEKNVISCCPNGVEPVESYYSSKSYTAKFDSSTCEKCPLNSQCPKKISKKFNTIRVSEKAYNTATQREKMHESEYIKLANKRAGIEGIPSVLRRRYKIDTMPIRGLLRSKLWVGFKIAAYNFKKLLKQFLESGIECFLNIIACIVAVIINCFKLYFLEFEAKLSN
- a CDS encoding LysR family transcriptional regulator codes for the protein MYNKQLETFIQVAEAGSFSKAAEILYITPTAVTKQMNLLESSLELQLFVRTHRGLTLTEAGKSLYTDAKYIIQYSKESIDRAKKAMEEKNLNTIRIGTSLMTPSRLLMDLWPKIHELCPDLKAQLVSFENTPENAREILMHLGQNIDLVPGVFDGEFLNQRKCEAQELSRKKIYCAVSIHHRLAVKSKLTIQDLFGENLMLIRRGWNSYIDIMRDDIWENYPDITIKDFSFYDVNVFNQCENSNDVLMVFDFWENVHPLLKILPVEWNYEIPFGLLYSLTPSEHVKSFIQAVSQIFALEE
- a CDS encoding NADPH-dependent FMN reductase, with the translated sequence MKKVLVLSGSPRKGGNSDTLCDQFIKGAKESGNFVTKIYIRDCKIGSCNACYACKTSSICVQKDDMTNILQQMIDSDIIVLATPVYFYSMDGQMKTMIDRTLPRYTEIRGKDFYFIATAAAGKSSMERTIDSLRGFTDCLPTSHVKGVIYGAGAWQLGDIQGSKSMQEAYITGKNA
- a CDS encoding MFS transporter, with translation MNKEINNNWKIYMLTIICFVVGTTQFSIVGMLDKIAESVGVSVSTAGQLVTVYSLSNAIGTPLVVVAISKMNQRKQLLLALAIILLGISCILVLPGFASLMTARVILGVGTGVFIVNAYGMAAKLAAPGRQGSAMSNVAMGFSSSLVFGVPLGRMVSGAYGWKAIFWIIAVICLFALFVIKQSIPALEGDASVPLNKRFALLKNPRIAFMLSVTVFVFICFSIIDTYITPFLTAAMPMMENKISIVLMILGVGSLIGSKTGGFLADRIGINRTILGAIAIQIITLVLVSLLGLGWSMGTIILLMIWEIACWTFGPTQNFNLVSLAPEVSSIALSLNSTFVQIGFSLGAVIGGIVVGGWSVMSITWIGAAAAVIAIFVFSFARSLSSSDDEISKEKQFEEEEYSIG
- a CDS encoding SAM-dependent methyltransferase translates to MEILSFIKQYITKPRTVGAILPSSKYLANKMIEDIDFKSARYIVEYGSGTGVFTEKIVKGRKKNTQILLFESNKEFCDLLKEKYKDESDIYVINDSAEYIGKYMKEYDIPWIDYIVSGLPFASLPNDLSSNILKETQKHLKEDGKFITFQYTLLKKDFIKKYFNKVSVKREVRNVPPAYVLCCSI
- a CDS encoding flavodoxin family protein, translating into MKVLLVNGSPHQKGCTYTALTEVAETLNKDGIETEIFWIGNKALNGCIACKVCVTKKKCTFDDKVNEFLDIAADYDGYIFGTPVHFAAAGGAITAFLDRVFYADLNGGRQSFYLKPAACVISARRAGTTATYDQLNKYFGLMQMPIVSSQYWNMVHGATPEQVKQDIEGLQTMRTLGRNMAFFLKCKETGLKNGVKMPERETGVFTNFIR
- a CDS encoding flavodoxin — translated: MKNKKIRIGILIAVLIVVIAGAAYNFRGRFVSTSDSVSYKPETQKVLIAYFSHADVVGVDAVSSASLVKSNGESKGNTEIIADTIAKNINADVFKIVTEEAYPSDYNSTVDLAKKEQNENARPTLKNKIDNIKDYDIIMLGYPTWWSTMPMAVKTFIEEYDLSGKSIIPFCTHEGSGLGNSVLDLKNECPNSNIVKGLAIRGGSVSSDSAKNDVSEWLKEIGMK